In one Agelaius phoeniceus isolate bAgePho1 chromosome 21, bAgePho1.hap1, whole genome shotgun sequence genomic region, the following are encoded:
- the NR5A1 gene encoding steroidogenic factor 1 yields MDYSYDEDLDELCPVCGDKVSGYHYGLLTCESCKGFFKRTVQNNKHYTCTESQSCKIDKTQRKRCPYCRFQKCLTVGMRLEAVRADRMRGGRNKFGPMYKRDRALKQQKKALIRANGFKLESVPQIMSPVQSDYSLSSTIHSIHAMSKPLPPNPAALTPVDYERSPYGTPSLGMAVPGHAPLPGYHYPSFPNRTIKSEYPDHYPAAHEAVPAYMYPETYPSSSPPDIPELILKLLQLEPDEAQVKARILSCLQQEQGKGRHEKLSTFGLMCKMADQTLFSIVEWARSCIFFKELEVGDQMKLLQNCWSELLVFDHIYRQLQHGKEHSVLLVTGQEVDMSAIAAQAGSILNTLVLRAQELVLHLHSLQVDRHEFVCLKFLILFSLDVKYLENHTLAKDAQEKANAALLEYTVCHYPHSTDKFRQLLLWLAEVRALSLQAEEYLYHKHLSGEVPCNNLLIEMLHAKRT; encoded by the exons ATGGACTATTCCTATGATGAAGACCTGGACGAGCTGTGTCCGGTCTGCGGGGACAAGGTCTCCGGGTACCACTACGGGCTGCTCACCTGCGAGAGCTGCAAG GGCTTCTTCAAGCGCACGGTGCAGAACAACAAGCACTACACCTGCACCGAGAGCCAGAGCTGCAAGATCGACAAGACCCAGCGCAAGCGCTGCCCCTACTGCCGCTTCCAGAAGTGCCTGACCGTGGGGATGCGCCTGGAAG ctgtgcgTGCAGACCGGATGCGTGGAGGGAGGAACAAGTTTGGACCCATGTACAAGCGGGACCGTGCCttaaagcagcagaagaaagctCTGATCCGAGCCAACGGCTTCAAGCTGGAGAGCGTGCCTCAGATCATGTCCCCGGTGCAGAGTGACTACAGCCTGTCCTCCACCATCCacagcatccacgccatgtccaAGCCCCTGCCGCCCAACCCGGCCGCCCTGACGCCCGTGGACTACGAGCGCAGCCCCTAcgggaccccatccctgggcatGGCCGTGCCCGGCCACGCGCCCCTGCCCGGCTACCACTACCCCTCCTTCCCCAACCGCACCATCAAGTCCGAGTACCCCGACCACTACCCAGCCGCCCACGAGGCCGTGCCTGCCTACATGTACCCAGAGACCtaccccagcagctcccccccCGACATCCCCGAGCTCAtcctgaagctgctgcagctggagcccgaCGAGGCCCAGGTGAAGGCGCGGATactgtcctgcctgcagcaggagcagggcaaaggCCGGCACGAGAAGCTCAGCACCTTCGGCCTCATGTGCAAGATGGCCGACCAGACCCTCTTCTCCATCGTGGAGTGGGCACGGAGCTGCATCTTCTTCAAGGAGCTGGAG GTGGGTGACCAGATGAAGCTGCTGCAGAACTGCTGGAGTGAGCTGCTGGTGTTTGACCACATCTACCGGCAGCTGCAGCACGGCAAGGAGCACAGCGTGCTGCTGGTCACTGGCCAGGAG GTGGACATGTCGGCCATCGCAGCCCAGGCCGGCTCCATCCTGAACACGCTGGTGCTGCGGGCACAGGAGCTCGTCCTGCATCTGCACTCGCTCCAGGTGGACCGGCACGAATTTGTCTGCCTCAAGTTCCTCATCCTCTTCAGCCTCG ACGTGAAGTACCTGGAGAACCACACGCTGGCCAAGGATGCTCAGGAGAAGGCCAACGCGGCGCTGCTGGAGTACACGGTGTGCCACTACCCCCACTCCACGGACAAGTTCcgccagctgctgctctggctggccGAGGTGCGGGCGCTGAGCCTGCAGGCCGAGGAGTACCTGTACCACAAGCACCTCAGCGGGGAGGTGCCCTGCAACAACCTCCTCATCGAGATGCTGCACGCCAAGCGGACTTGA